A genomic stretch from Paraburkholderia dioscoreae includes:
- a CDS encoding SMP-30/gluconolactonase/LRE family protein yields MNENCLRYPDPRIRMFDPRFKPLILASASIECLYQGARWSEGPVWFGDGRHLLWSDIPNDRVLRWDEPGGTVSTFRQSSNNANGHTRDREGRLISCEHLTRRVTRTEYDGSITVLADRYRGKRFNSPNDVVVKSDGSIWFSDPTFGIDGFYEGERQESELPACVYRVDGQSGEVTVVADDVLGPNGLAFSPDESVLYIVESRGEPRKIRAFDVGGNGNGVALASNRVLIDAGPGTPDGFRVDVHGNLWCGWGMGTDELDGVRVFTAEGEPLGHIALPERCANVCFGGRHRNRLFMAASHGLYSLYVNTQGVRGG; encoded by the coding sequence ATGAACGAAAACTGCCTCCGTTATCCCGACCCCCGAATCCGCATGTTCGATCCGCGCTTCAAGCCGCTGATCCTGGCCTCCGCTTCCATCGAATGTCTGTATCAGGGCGCGCGCTGGTCCGAGGGGCCGGTCTGGTTCGGCGACGGTCGCCATCTGCTGTGGAGCGACATTCCGAACGACCGCGTGCTGCGGTGGGACGAACCGGGCGGCACGGTGTCGACGTTTCGCCAGTCGTCGAACAATGCGAATGGCCATACACGCGACCGCGAGGGGCGCCTCATCAGTTGCGAGCATCTGACGCGGCGCGTCACGCGTACCGAATACGATGGTTCGATCACCGTGCTGGCGGACCGTTATCGCGGCAAGCGCTTCAATTCGCCGAACGACGTGGTCGTGAAATCGGACGGTTCGATCTGGTTCAGCGACCCGACCTTCGGTATTGACGGCTTCTATGAAGGCGAGCGGCAGGAGTCCGAGCTGCCGGCATGCGTGTATCGGGTCGACGGCCAGAGCGGCGAAGTTACCGTCGTTGCCGACGACGTGCTGGGACCCAACGGCCTGGCGTTTTCGCCGGACGAGTCTGTTCTGTACATCGTCGAATCGCGTGGCGAGCCGCGCAAGATTCGTGCGTTCGATGTGGGCGGCAACGGCAATGGCGTCGCGCTGGCCAGCAACCGGGTGCTGATCGACGCTGGCCCGGGCACGCCTGACGGCTTTCGCGTCGACGTGCACGGCAATTTGTGGTGCGGCTGGGGCATGGGCACCGACGAGCTTGACGGCGTACGCGTCTTTACGGCGGAAGGCGAGCCGCTCGGCCACATCGCGTTGCCTGAACGCTGCGCGAATGTGTGCTTCGGCGGGCGGCATCGTAACCGGCTGTTTATGGCGGCAAGCCACGGGCTCTATTCGCTTTATGTGAACACACAAGGCGTGCGAGGCGGCTAG
- a CDS encoding helix-turn-helix transcriptional regulator produces the protein MAPLLDAADEAEWFGAIAGLAETWGFDKLLIAMLPRPTIRLEDAYVRSTYSPIWRRTYDEQGLVHIDPTVSHCATRATPLIWSPDIFTTASQQSMYEEARAHGLRAGVTLPIHGPNQEAGMMCFVNDSNPSDEFWRHINVALPNLVLLRDLVIDTSQRHLNTHAQTLLPKLTPRERECLKWTARGKSTWEISHILNCSEAVVNFHMKNIRTKFGVNSRRAAAVIATQLGLIDPG, from the coding sequence ATGGCACCGCTGCTGGACGCCGCCGACGAAGCGGAATGGTTCGGCGCAATCGCGGGCCTCGCCGAGACATGGGGTTTCGACAAGCTGTTGATCGCCATGCTGCCGCGCCCGACCATCCGCCTCGAAGACGCATATGTGCGCAGCACGTACTCGCCCATATGGCGCCGTACTTATGACGAGCAGGGACTGGTTCACATCGATCCGACGGTCTCGCACTGCGCGACGCGCGCCACACCGCTAATCTGGTCGCCGGACATTTTCACCACTGCATCCCAGCAATCCATGTATGAGGAAGCGCGCGCCCACGGATTGCGCGCCGGCGTGACATTGCCAATTCATGGGCCGAACCAGGAAGCCGGCATGATGTGCTTCGTCAATGACAGCAATCCCAGTGACGAGTTCTGGCGTCATATCAACGTGGCATTGCCGAATCTGGTGTTACTGCGCGATCTGGTAATCGACACCAGCCAGCGGCATTTGAATACTCACGCTCAGACCTTGCTGCCCAAGTTGACGCCGCGTGAGCGCGAATGCCTGAAATGGACCGCACGCGGCAAATCCACCTGGGAAATCTCTCACATCCTGAACTGTTCGGAAGCCGTGGTGAACTTCCACATGAAGAACATCAGGACGAAATTCGGTGTGAATTCGCGGCGTGCGGCAGCCGTGATTGCAACGCAACTCGGGCTTATTGACCCGGGTTGA
- a CDS encoding helix-turn-helix domain-containing protein has protein sequence MELLENHWQPQTGLQGRPAEPSTAVDRVLIIAYRKKKKESQRRFWARFGVTQSRGSRFESGAEIPAPVAILLGLYFTKTVSDADLGRAERVLYSRDAALLNPGQ, from the coding sequence ATGGAACTTCTCGAAAATCATTGGCAACCGCAAACCGGCCTCCAGGGCCGCCCGGCGGAGCCCTCCACGGCAGTGGATCGCGTTCTGATCATTGCATACCGCAAAAAGAAAAAAGAGAGCCAGCGCCGCTTCTGGGCTCGCTTCGGCGTAACGCAGTCGCGTGGGAGCCGTTTCGAATCAGGTGCCGAAATCCCGGCGCCGGTCGCAATTCTGCTTGGCCTGTACTTCACCAAAACTGTTTCCGACGCCGATCTGGGCCGCGCCGAGCGAGTGCTCTACAGCCGCGACGCCGCCTTGCTCAACCCGGGTCAATAA
- a CDS encoding acyl-homoserine-lactone synthase, translated as MQTAIRIGMRQEFDNADINEMYRLRARVFHGRLGWDIPTIAGMEIDGYDALGPHYMLIQADGGQVRGCWRLMPTEGPNMLKDTFPQLLHGAAAPVGRHIWELSRFAIETGGEEQSFGFADLTMQAIHELVTFADQMGITRYVTVTTTPIERLLRKTGIEISRLGSPLQIGVERAVALDIAVSPKTRTALFGPMAAAA; from the coding sequence ATGCAAACAGCAATCCGGATTGGAATGCGTCAGGAATTCGACAACGCGGACATTAACGAGATGTACAGGCTGAGGGCCCGGGTTTTTCACGGGCGGCTCGGATGGGATATTCCGACCATCGCCGGCATGGAGATCGACGGCTACGACGCGCTCGGGCCGCACTACATGCTGATCCAGGCCGACGGTGGGCAAGTGCGCGGCTGTTGGCGCCTGATGCCGACTGAAGGCCCGAACATGCTGAAGGACACTTTCCCGCAATTGCTGCACGGCGCGGCGGCGCCGGTTGGGCGGCACATCTGGGAATTGAGCCGGTTCGCGATCGAGACCGGCGGCGAGGAGCAGTCGTTCGGCTTCGCCGACCTGACGATGCAGGCCATTCACGAACTGGTGACGTTCGCCGACCAGATGGGCATCACGCGTTATGTCACGGTGACCACCACGCCGATCGAGCGGCTGCTACGCAAGACCGGTATCGAGATCAGCCGGCTCGGGTCACCATTGCAGATCGGCGTGGAGCGAGCCGTGGCACTGGATATCGCGGTGAGCCCGAAGACTCGCACCGCGCTGTTCGGACCGATGGCCGCGGCTGCGTAG
- a CDS encoding universal stress protein produces the protein MYTRILVAVDGSNTSRRAFEAALALAKSNGAVLQPFYVVENTPLYFEAPGYDPSVLRNRLVEEGKELGAEFAKAMLDQGVKGELAIGEASSLDDVSAVVLKAAADFKADLLVMGTHGRRGVQRLILGSVAERCVRQASLPVLLVPSAAAKTGEAD, from the coding sequence ATGTACACACGCATTCTTGTAGCGGTCGACGGCAGCAATACCTCGCGCCGTGCATTCGAAGCGGCGCTTGCGCTCGCCAAATCCAACGGCGCGGTCCTGCAGCCGTTCTATGTCGTCGAGAACACGCCGCTTTATTTCGAAGCGCCCGGCTACGACCCATCGGTATTGCGTAACCGCCTCGTCGAAGAAGGCAAGGAACTCGGCGCTGAATTCGCCAAGGCCATGCTCGACCAGGGCGTGAAGGGCGAACTCGCGATAGGCGAGGCATCGTCGCTCGACGACGTTTCAGCGGTAGTGCTCAAGGCCGCCGCCGATTTCAAAGCCGACTTGCTGGTCATGGGCACGCACGGACGGCGTGGTGTACAGCGTCTGATCCTCGGCAGTGTCGCCGAGCGCTGCGTGCGGCAGGCGAGCTTGCCCGTGCTCCTCGTACCATCCGCCGCAGCGAAGACCGGCGAAGCGGACTGA
- a CDS encoding helix-turn-helix domain-containing protein, protein MLTPTAVTRTDGTPESATSAANALPARGGRRTAASRASTRTAARCSSCAMRQLCMPHGLSPDELGKLETLICSARSVPRGEALYRSGDRFDNIYAVRSGSMKTVMAHRGGREQVTGLRLAGEALGLDGISNDLHACSAVALEDSTVCIVPYTALKSLCREISSMQERMHKLLGEQIVREAAQMMVLGSLSADERVAAFLLDVSERNAQRGYSSAEFNLRMTREDMGSYLGMTLETVSRTLSRFQKRGLIDTQGKHIRIVDLEGLRQV, encoded by the coding sequence ATGCTCACTCCTACTGCTGTTACGCGCACCGACGGAACTCCCGAATCCGCCACATCCGCTGCAAATGCATTGCCGGCACGCGGCGGCCGCCGTACGGCGGCGTCACGGGCAAGCACGCGCACCGCTGCCCGCTGTTCGAGTTGCGCCATGCGGCAGCTGTGCATGCCTCACGGCCTCTCGCCGGACGAACTGGGCAAGCTCGAAACGCTCATTTGCTCCGCGCGCTCCGTGCCGCGCGGCGAAGCGCTATATCGCAGCGGCGACCGCTTCGACAATATTTACGCGGTGCGTTCCGGTTCGATGAAAACCGTCATGGCGCACCGTGGCGGCCGCGAGCAGGTCACGGGTCTGCGGCTCGCCGGCGAAGCGCTCGGCCTGGACGGCATCAGCAATGACCTGCACGCCTGCAGCGCCGTCGCTCTCGAAGACAGCACCGTGTGCATCGTGCCCTACACCGCGCTCAAGTCGCTGTGCCGCGAAATCAGTTCGATGCAGGAGCGCATGCATAAACTGCTGGGCGAGCAGATCGTCCGGGAGGCCGCGCAGATGATGGTGCTCGGCTCGCTCTCGGCGGACGAACGAGTCGCGGCATTCCTGCTCGATGTGTCGGAACGCAATGCACAACGGGGGTATTCATCGGCGGAATTCAATCTGCGCATGACACGCGAAGACATGGGCAGCTACCTCGGCATGACGCTCGAGACCGTGAGCCGCACCCTGTCAAGATTTCAAAAGCGCGGCCTGATCGACACACAGGGCAAGCACATCCGGATCGTCGATCTGGAAGGCCTGCGGCAAGTCTAG
- a CDS encoding SUMF1/EgtB/PvdO family nonheme iron enzyme, which produces MNRDPSPHHPLVQRLIEARQVTDALFSIVKPEFLYERPIRERHRIVFYIGHLEAFDRNLFDQRMCDLPAFDPALDRLFAFGIDPVDGGFPTDKPGDWPSLDTVRSYALRAREQIDRELDALTQAAQLGRDGAQAEASGQLLNVAIEHRLMHAETLAYMLHQLPLAEKVAELREPVVTRTGQRDMLSSMVSVPAGTTILGMSRDGGSFGWDNEFGEIQVDVPAFEMDRYMVTNGAFREFIEAGGYREPKWWSEKDWAWKEAEHIEHPACWSRRGASSENGEGSAWMLRTMFDEVPLPLDWPAYVSHAEASAYARWAGKALPTEAQWQRAAHGTPHAASGNFDFRSWNPQPVDAYPENVSAFGVEGQFGNGWEWTSTVFDALPGFEAFEFYPGYSANFFDGQHYVIKGGSARTAQCMLRPAFRNWFQPHYQYVYAGFRCVRNPTVQ; this is translated from the coding sequence ATGAATCGCGATCCCTCCCCGCATCACCCGCTCGTCCAGCGCCTGATCGAAGCGCGTCAAGTGACCGACGCGCTGTTTTCCATCGTCAAACCCGAGTTTCTGTATGAACGGCCGATCCGCGAGCGCCACCGGATCGTGTTTTACATCGGTCACCTGGAAGCTTTCGATCGTAATCTTTTCGATCAGCGCATGTGCGACCTGCCAGCGTTCGATCCGGCTCTCGATCGGCTTTTTGCGTTCGGTATCGACCCTGTCGACGGCGGTTTTCCGACCGACAAGCCCGGCGACTGGCCGTCGCTCGACACCGTTCGCAGCTATGCGTTGCGCGCCCGCGAGCAGATCGACCGCGAGCTCGATGCGCTGACACAGGCCGCGCAACTCGGCCGCGACGGCGCACAAGCCGAGGCCTCCGGGCAATTGCTGAACGTCGCAATCGAGCATCGGTTAATGCATGCCGAGACGCTGGCGTACATGCTCCATCAGTTGCCTCTCGCGGAAAAAGTCGCCGAACTGCGCGAGCCCGTCGTGACGCGTACCGGACAACGCGACATGTTGTCGTCGATGGTCAGCGTGCCGGCCGGCACGACTATACTCGGCATGTCGCGCGACGGCGGCAGCTTCGGTTGGGACAACGAGTTCGGCGAGATACAGGTGGACGTGCCCGCCTTCGAGATGGATCGCTATATGGTGACGAACGGCGCGTTTCGCGAGTTTATCGAGGCAGGCGGCTATCGCGAGCCGAAGTGGTGGTCGGAGAAGGATTGGGCCTGGAAGGAAGCCGAGCATATCGAGCATCCCGCCTGCTGGTCGCGGCGCGGCGCAAGCAGCGAAAACGGCGAAGGCAGTGCATGGATGCTGCGCACCATGTTCGACGAAGTCCCGCTGCCGCTCGACTGGCCCGCCTACGTGAGTCACGCCGAAGCCAGCGCCTACGCGCGCTGGGCTGGCAAAGCGTTACCCACCGAGGCGCAATGGCAACGTGCGGCACACGGCACACCGCACGCTGCGTCGGGTAATTTCGATTTTCGGAGCTGGAACCCGCAACCGGTGGACGCGTATCCGGAGAACGTCAGCGCATTCGGGGTGGAAGGTCAATTCGGCAATGGCTGGGAGTGGACTTCGACGGTGTTCGACGCGCTGCCCGGCTTCGAGGCCTTTGAATTCTATCCCGGCTATTCCGCCAACTTTTTCGACGGCCAGCATTATGTGATCAAAGGCGGCTCGGCGCGCACCGCGCAGTGCATGTTGCGGCCGGCTTTCCGAAACTGGTTTCAGCCGCATTATCAGTACGTGTACGCGGGGTTTCGGTGCGTGAGGAATCCGACTGTTCAGTGA
- the proX gene encoding glycine betaine/L-proline ABC transporter substrate-binding protein ProX, protein MKTLAACGAVALAVMMATGVPAFAQSMPGKGKTVNYAQGDSFGGNYVATQIVMQAMKNLGYGVKLTTMNTTLFFQAAAQGDEDLATDVNFPQRELAFRAVQKDAQVVGSGMIIGGGINGYLIDKKTADAYKITNLAQLKDPKLAVLFGSDGKAQLISCDPGWSCGDVVDYQLEHFGLQNTVHSVRGKYEALMVDTIARVKQGKPAFFYAWSPSWTVNALVPGKDVVWLPTPEAALPPNVPNTGSSLVNGVQGCAGNADPCRMAMASWNWGAVANRAFIAANPAVRSLIEQMKFPSSTWSSWEYAISRNGGSQALVTKLATDWMTQNKAQFDQWVSVASQVK, encoded by the coding sequence ATGAAGACGTTAGCAGCATGCGGCGCGGTAGCGCTGGCGGTGATGATGGCGACGGGCGTGCCCGCATTCGCGCAGAGCATGCCCGGCAAAGGGAAGACGGTCAACTACGCGCAAGGCGATAGCTTCGGAGGCAATTACGTCGCGACGCAGATCGTGATGCAGGCAATGAAGAATCTCGGCTACGGCGTGAAACTGACGACGATGAACACAACACTGTTCTTCCAGGCGGCGGCGCAGGGTGACGAGGATCTCGCGACAGACGTGAACTTTCCGCAACGCGAACTCGCGTTCCGGGCCGTTCAGAAAGACGCGCAGGTTGTCGGCAGCGGGATGATCATCGGTGGTGGCATCAACGGCTATCTGATCGACAAGAAGACCGCCGATGCCTACAAGATCACGAACCTCGCGCAGTTGAAAGATCCGAAGCTGGCCGTGCTCTTCGGCTCCGACGGCAAGGCGCAATTGATCAGTTGCGATCCGGGCTGGAGCTGCGGCGACGTCGTGGACTATCAATTGGAGCACTTCGGTTTGCAGAATACCGTTCACTCGGTACGCGGCAAATACGAAGCATTGATGGTCGATACGATCGCGCGCGTCAAGCAGGGCAAGCCGGCGTTTTTCTATGCCTGGAGTCCATCGTGGACGGTCAACGCGCTGGTGCCGGGCAAGGACGTTGTCTGGCTGCCCACGCCGGAGGCCGCGCTGCCGCCGAACGTGCCGAACACCGGTTCGTCGCTGGTCAACGGCGTGCAGGGCTGCGCGGGCAACGCCGATCCATGCCGGATGGCGATGGCGTCGTGGAACTGGGGTGCGGTCGCGAATCGCGCGTTCATCGCGGCGAATCCGGCGGTCCGCTCGTTGATCGAGCAGATGAAGTTTCCTTCATCCACGTGGTCGTCGTGGGAATACGCAATCAGCAGGAACGGCGGTTCGCAGGCACTCGTCACGAAGCTCGCGACCGACTGGATGACGCAGAACAAGGCGCAGTTCGACCAGTGGGTCTCGGTTGCGAGTCAGGTAAAGTGA
- a CDS encoding ABC transporter permease, which yields MFKADDLAVLPVAQWIQTAIQWIALNLRPIFLVIKWPIQKLLEANIDALHAVPFPIFVLVCALVVWRVAGKAIAAFTLIGLVVIAVLGVWSDAITTIALIVTAIVFCAVIGIPVGVACARSERVWRIVQPILDIMQTTPTFVYLVPVVMLFGVGTVPGEVAVVIAAMPPLIRFTNLGIRMVDHELVEAGLAFGADRRQLLWEVQLPLAVPTILGGLNQTVLTAMVMSVVISMIGAEGLGLVVLQGLGRLDVGQAAIGGIAIVLLAMMLDRVTQKLARSQPGGGALRDAMARLIRGGRGDTAGALPEERSPKEAL from the coding sequence ATGTTTAAAGCCGACGACCTTGCGGTGCTTCCGGTCGCGCAGTGGATCCAGACCGCAATCCAGTGGATCGCACTAAATCTGCGCCCGATCTTCCTCGTCATCAAGTGGCCGATCCAGAAGCTGCTCGAAGCAAACATCGACGCACTGCATGCGGTGCCGTTCCCGATCTTCGTGCTCGTCTGCGCATTGGTTGTCTGGCGCGTCGCCGGCAAGGCAATCGCCGCATTCACGCTGATCGGGCTTGTCGTTATCGCCGTGCTGGGCGTGTGGTCCGACGCCATCACGACAATCGCGCTAATCGTCACGGCAATCGTGTTCTGCGCCGTGATCGGCATCCCGGTCGGCGTGGCGTGCGCACGTAGCGAACGCGTGTGGCGCATCGTGCAGCCGATCCTCGACATCATGCAGACCACGCCTACCTTCGTTTATCTCGTACCAGTCGTGATGCTGTTCGGTGTCGGCACGGTGCCAGGAGAGGTCGCCGTGGTCATCGCAGCCATGCCGCCGCTCATCCGCTTTACGAATCTCGGTATCCGGATGGTCGATCACGAACTGGTCGAAGCCGGCCTCGCGTTCGGGGCGGACCGCCGCCAGTTGCTGTGGGAAGTGCAGTTGCCGCTTGCGGTACCGACCATTCTCGGCGGCCTGAACCAGACGGTGCTCACCGCGATGGTGATGTCGGTCGTGATCTCGATGATCGGCGCCGAAGGGCTCGGGCTCGTGGTGTTGCAAGGGCTCGGCCGTCTGGATGTGGGCCAGGCCGCGATCGGCGGCATCGCGATCGTGCTCCTCGCGATGATGCTAGACCGCGTCACGCAAAAGCTCGCGCGCTCGCAGCCGGGTGGCGGCGCGCTGCGCGACGCAATGGCCCGGCTGATTCGCGGCGGCCGCGGCGATACGGCGGGCGCGCTACCTGAAGAGCGCAGCCCGAAGGAAGCGCTGTAG
- a CDS encoding quaternary amine ABC transporter ATP-binding protein encodes MTERLKIEHLYKVFSERPERALEMLRNGATKADVLRDTGQAVGLDDVSLSVPAGAMYMIMGLSGSGKSTLARCVNRLNEPSAGRILLDDTDICTLDESALRDVRRNRISMVFQHFALLPNRRVIENVEFGLKLRGMAAAARRKRAEHMLDVVGLAHWAGKMPHELSGGMRQRVGLARALATDADILIMDEAFSALDPLIRSEMQDELLRLQRTLNKTILFITHDFQEALKLGTRIAIMSEGKLVREGTPQSIVMEPGSDYVAAFTRDVDRARLFSAGSSMTSLVPIVQRDGWTVLGCDEPGPAFVIDADSRVIGTVSDQQLDALRGGAALPSLDSMFACVPANTRLIDVAAHFGNARAVGILDESGRLVGRLEAGRVLAHIGAGGANGVKHV; translated from the coding sequence ATGACCGAACGCCTGAAAATCGAGCACCTGTACAAGGTTTTCTCCGAGCGCCCCGAACGCGCGCTCGAGATGCTCCGCAACGGCGCGACCAAGGCCGACGTCTTGCGCGACACGGGTCAGGCTGTCGGCCTCGACGACGTATCGCTGTCGGTGCCTGCCGGCGCGATGTACATGATCATGGGGCTGTCCGGCTCAGGCAAATCGACGCTCGCGCGCTGCGTGAACCGTCTGAACGAGCCCAGCGCGGGCCGCATCCTGCTCGACGACACGGATATCTGCACGCTCGACGAGTCCGCGCTGCGCGACGTGCGGCGCAACCGTATTTCAATGGTGTTCCAGCATTTCGCGTTGCTGCCGAACCGGCGTGTCATCGAGAACGTCGAGTTCGGCCTGAAGTTGCGCGGCATGGCGGCCGCAGCGCGGCGCAAGCGGGCCGAGCACATGCTGGACGTGGTCGGCCTTGCGCACTGGGCAGGCAAGATGCCACACGAACTGAGCGGCGGGATGCGCCAGCGCGTGGGGCTCGCCCGCGCGCTCGCGACGGACGCCGATATCCTGATCATGGACGAGGCGTTCAGTGCGCTCGATCCGCTGATCCGCTCGGAAATGCAGGACGAGCTACTGCGGCTGCAGCGTACGCTGAACAAGACGATTCTGTTCATCACGCATGACTTTCAGGAGGCGCTGAAACTCGGCACGCGCATCGCGATCATGTCGGAGGGCAAGCTGGTTCGCGAGGGCACGCCGCAATCGATCGTCATGGAGCCGGGCAGCGATTACGTCGCCGCGTTCACGCGCGACGTCGACCGCGCGCGCCTCTTCAGCGCCGGTTCTTCAATGACGTCGCTCGTGCCGATCGTGCAACGCGACGGCTGGACCGTCCTTGGCTGCGACGAACCCGGGCCGGCATTCGTGATCGATGCCGATTCGCGCGTGATCGGAACAGTGAGCGACCAGCAGCTCGATGCGCTGCGCGGCGGTGCCGCGCTGCCGTCGCTCGACTCCATGTTCGCCTGCGTTCCGGCCAATACGCGCCTGATAGACGTTGCCGCGCACTTCGGCAATGCACGCGCCGTAGGCATACTCGACGAATCAGGCCGGCTCGTCGGCCGGCTGGAAGCGGGGCGTGTCCTCGCACACATCGGCGCAGGCGGCGCCAACGGAGTCAAACATGTTTAA
- a CDS encoding NIPSNAP family protein, producing the protein MIVEERIYRIRNGCMSRYLKLVQDEGLPLQQPVLGNLLGYFTTEIGALSQVVHWWGYADLEDRRVRRQQLAADPRWQEFIPRLSELIEQAENRILVPTAFSPLQHVLSDRAGRSDLPRE; encoded by the coding sequence ATGATCGTCGAGGAGCGCATCTACCGGATTCGCAACGGCTGCATGAGCCGCTACCTGAAACTCGTGCAGGACGAAGGGCTACCGCTCCAGCAGCCTGTTCTCGGTAATCTGCTCGGTTACTTCACAACGGAAATCGGCGCGCTGAGCCAGGTCGTGCACTGGTGGGGCTATGCCGATCTCGAGGATCGCCGGGTGCGCCGTCAGCAGCTCGCTGCGGATCCGCGCTGGCAGGAATTCATTCCGCGGCTCTCGGAACTGATCGAGCAGGCGGAGAACCGTATTCTGGTGCCGACCGCGTTTTCGCCGTTGCAACATGTGTTGTCCGATCGGGCCGGGCGGTCCGATCTACCGAGGGAGTGA